In Telopea speciosissima isolate NSW1024214 ecotype Mountain lineage chromosome 10, Tspe_v1, whole genome shotgun sequence, the DNA window TGTTTATCAAATTATGATAATTGTGCTTCCACTTGGAATCGAAGATATGAGGTAGAAAcacatttaaatttttttttcctttcttgataCTATGACAACAAATGCTTGAATGACCCAATTTagcaaaaaaaatccaaagtcTTAAATAATGAagtgaaaataaagaaatcatgataaacaacaataaaagcATAGTATATAGTGGTAGTAAATTTAAATACCTGGAGCAATATATCCATGAGTTCCTTTAAGTGACGTCCAATTAGATGAGTCTGGCTTTAATAGTCTTGCAATGCCAAAATCAGATACACGAGCCTCGAGTTCCAAGTCCAGCAATATATTTTTGCTTGAAATATCCCGATGAATTATTGGTAGAATAAAATCATGGTGCAAGTAAGACAAAGCATTGGCCACACTTTTAATGGAATTTACTCTTTTCACCCAATCGAACTCCACAGCCTCTGCTTGATTGCTCAATATACGTGCTAAGCTTCCTTTTTCCATGTACTCGTAAACAAGAAATGTGCACCGTGGGTGAGAGCAAAATCCATAAAGTTTGACAATGTTTCGATGCCTTATTTCTGTTAACACACGTATTTCATTCCCAAAGCTTTCCTCAGTCACTATTGTCGTGCCTTCTAATGGATGGAACTTCTTCAAGGCTACTACATGGCCTGTAGGTAGCACTGCTTTGTAAACACTCCTAGAATTCCCATTTCCAATGCAATATTTGGCATCAAAATCCTCTGTTGCTTTTATAATGTCCTCAAAAGCAATCTTTCCATCGAAATCCCATATTGAAAAAATATTGCCATGGTTTCTTCTTGTTGcttctatattttctttttttgctttttgttgCATGAGGAAAAGGACACCAACAATTGCAAATGCAAGGAACACAGTTCCTATCAAAGAAGCAACGATGGATATGATGACTTTGTGTCCATTTTTTTTCGATCCCTTGCTTGTATGAGATTGATGGCAGGGGATTAGACCTTGAAGTTCACCACATAACCCTTTATTGTTTCTAAATGCTTGTGGTGAAGCAGCATTTCTGAAAACCCTATTGTTAGGAACAACACCCTCCAACTCATTATGGGAAAAATCAAGAGATATTAAGCTAACCATCTCTATGAGAGAAAGGGGTATCGAGCCTGTGACCATATTGTGGGATAGATTCAAAATTACCAACTTTATCAACTTTCCAAGTTGTGGTGGTATTAGTCCACTAATTGAGTTATGACTAAGGTCCAATTGAGCTTGTAGGGATACCAGATCACCAATTTGAGATGGAATGCTTCCATTCAATGAATTCTGGCTCAAATTTAATGAAAAAAGTTTGGAGCATTGACAAAGCTGAGCCGGAATTGATCCAATTAGCCTATTTGCTGAGAGGTCTAGACTTTCCAAACTGATTAATTTTCCGATTTCAATTGGTACGTGCCCTGTAATCTGGTTGTCACTTAAATTCAAGCGGAGCAAAGTGGATAAGTTACCAAGTTCCGTTGGTATTTCTCCAACAAGTTTGTTGGAAGAAAGGTCAAGTTGTCCAAGTCGAGTTAAATGGCCAATCTCAGGTGGTATCTTCCCACTAATAATATTTCCAGAAATCTTTAGCACTGACAAATTCTTACATTCTCCCCAGTTTGGTGAGAGCTCACCATAGAGTCTGTTAAAACTCATGTCAATGAGATAAAGATGTGGATGTACATCAAAACTGTCAGTTATATTTCCAACAAATAGGTTATTGTTAAGTCGAACTCTTGTTAAACTTGTGCAATTTCTAAAGTCTGGAATAGGACCCAGGAGACTACTGTTAAAAACCGCTAATATTTGAAGTGATCGTCCTTGGCACATTTGTTTTGGTAAACTTCCAAAAAATTGATTGTTATCCAAAGCGAGTACCTCTAGTTTACTTAAGTTAGCTAGAGAACGAGGGATTGGACCGCTGAGTTTGTTCTGACCTAGtgataaaaaaatcagattcGCCATATCTCCAATTTCTGAAGGCACCGGACCAGAAAATTCATTCCCACGCAAATAGAGATCCTCTAGCTTACTTAAGTTAGCTAGAGAACGAGGGATTGGACCCGCTGAGTTTGTTCAGACCTAGTGTTAAATCAATCAGATTCTGCAGATCTCCAATTTCAGAAGGCAACGGACCAGAAAATTCATTCTCACGCAAATAGAGATCCTCTAGCTTACTTAAGCTAGCAAGAGAACGAGGGATTGGACCGCTGAGTTTGTTCTGATTTAGTGCCAAACCAATCAGATTCTCCAGATCTCCAATTTCTGAAGGTATTGAACCACTGAATTCATTGGAATGCAAATATAGATATTCGAGGTTGGTTAAATTAGCTAGGACAGGGGGGATCAAACCAATGAATTTATTCCAACCTATTGATAATACAACCAGATTTTTCATACTCCCTATTTCTAAAGGAATATTGCCACTGATTTCATTGGCATGGAGGTATACGAAGCGAAGGCTGCTTAAATTACTCAAGGTGAGAGGCAGAACGCTGGAAAGATTATTAAAGGAGAGATCGAAGTGGGTGAGCTTGGAGAGGCTACCAATATGCATTGGTATGGGTCCTGTGAGTCCATTGAGGCTGAGATTGAGACGGAGGAGAttgggaaaagaagagaaggtcAAGTTATGAAGCGTACCTTGCAGCTCTGCTTTCGGAAGGCTTATCTCAACCACACTACTTCCGACTTTGTTGCAAGTTATGCCAAACCAGTTGCATGGTGAGattgctgatgatgatgaagcgGCATTAGTAGTATTTGTGTTGGGAGATGGTGATGTAGTAGTAAGCTTCCAAGAACCGAGAGCTGCAACGGAGTAGTTTAGAAGGCTGGCTTTCCATTTGAGGAGAGCCTCTGCTTCACTTGACAGCTGATCAGAGACGACCAGCCTTGATTCACTACTAAACGCAGTAGAGGAACTGAAGAAGCTCACAAGGCAAAGAAACGCTACAACGGTCGGAAAGAAGAATAACAACGGAGGAGTTGTCAGAGATCGAGTAGAAGGAGTGTTGGTTGTGGTGGAGTAAGCCATGGATGGGTGATACCTCCCTTACGATGTTGGTTGGTTGATTGGTTGGTTCGCACTTTGCTCATATGTGAAAAGACCTTTTGTTTCATTGCCAATTTATAGACGTCCTGTTGTTTTGAAAAAGTCCTatcgatttttatttatttattttttgctttaATAAAAATCTCTTAATTAATTAACGAGGTCAGTCAGCGAAAGGGATTTCCCATTTGGGTTTGTTTTTCCACATGTACCTTTAATTCACTTCTCTTTCGTTGTGGGGAAAGGATCCTATCTGTATCTGTGCCTTATTGTGGAAAAACTTTTGGTTATTCTGTCCCAACTCCCAGGAAGGAACGTGAGAATAAAGTAATCTCAATCCAACGATAACCACGTGTCATTCTGCGGTTTGAAAAGATTTATTTTATCTGTAACACATATTATTAGATGGGTGCGGCTGGTTATAATTAAGAAGGTTACAAATAGATTTTATAATCGGACTTACATGTCTTTTAATATAACTGTTATAACAATTTATGTAAGGACAATTAGTGTAACTTcacataaaaaataatcaagTGACTatattatttatgtttctttgaattaaaaggataaaataagaaatgcaTAATCAATTTTTAGTTTTGAATAGGACATTCTCCCTGAGTTACAAATAGATGACCGCTGGAGGTTGTGACTTTAAATGCTCATCTAActtctcaattttttatttgttttatccTCTATATAAATGACAGCGGCCGTAAATGACATTCACTTTATAACTAGGGTAGGGATTAGCTGGGCCTTGTGGCCTTAAATGCTCACCTAACCTAGCAAATGGCAACAAGTCTTTTTATTGGACGGCAAAAAAATTGGTCTTCGTTGTTAATAACTAGGGTAGGGATTAGCTAGGCCTTGTGGCCTTAAATGCTCACCTAACgtcttagtttttttatttttttcatcctCTATATAAATGACAGATGTACTCTATATGGCTTTAGCAAATGGCAACAagttttctaccaaaaaaaaaaaaatagcaacaaGTTTTTTTATTGGACGGTGAAAAAATTGGTCTTTGTTGGTTTAACTCAAGCTCATGTCTTTTTTATGGGGAGTGATGTCAATTTTCATCCCTATTCAATTAGATCGATTGACACGGACAGGTTCAATTtgtttggtttggggttttatgAAATTAGTTGTAACCGATATTAAACCAATTTCATCCAAACCGTAAAATCCGAACCAAAACAAACTAAAACCCATAAAaggttacaaaaaaaaaaaaaagacaagccTGATCAAAATCGGACCGAACTAACTAATTATTACTCTTACTTTAGATGCACTGAACCTATAGCACTTCACACACAGGCTGTGCTTTCAGCTATTTCTTGTacaaacttgatttcttggTTGAGAAAATAAACCCATTTCCAAGGTTCAATCCTAGGGGTATCAATAAGTCAGTTTGGGTTGGTTTTGATTCGGCTGAGTTGATTATGGTGTGGGAATGgaaaatccaaaatcaaaccaataaagAAAGTTCGGTTTCATGTTGTATTGATTTCTTGTATCTGTTTGTTACTAGGATCAACTTTGGTTTCGGTTCGATTTAAATTCGATTTaatatacatatttatacaaaactatgaaaaaaaaattcaacaaatagaaattttttGCTACTAGTCAAATGTGCAAATGTGTCGAGTAGGTGTTCTAAGATACAACTATCCCTAACATTGCACTAGTATCCTACAAAATTAATGCATCATAGAAAAATCTAGGGGTTCAACCGGTCCTAGTTGGGCCGGATTTTTTCAaaccccaaccctaagtccctttAGCCCAGTCTTGAACCCTAAGTCGGGCTGGGATATTGCTGCCCAAGCTCAACCCAACCTTGTCTAACCCTAATTGATGTTGATTGGGACAGGCTGGCTTGGGTTGGCCCtgagaatcttttttttttttgttgtcattTTTTGGCTAGGTAATTATGTCACACTAGCCCTTTTATAATTGAATGTATGACATTATAATGGCAAAAGGTTATGTGCACGGTCCTATCCCCCCCACTAAGGGGGTCAAAATGACTTAAATTGATAAACCCCCTATTGACACTTCGTAACCCATTCCCTCTCATACGACATTGCATGAAAACCACCccatgttattattattagggcaagagatcgttagTTGGTTGTATTGCACATGCAGCAATgtaagggccaatgagagtgtacCCCTGGGCATATCAACTTagatgtcattttttatttcaggggGGTAGAGCAGTACTTTTGTGTGCTCCTATGTTTGCGTGCAGTAGCCATGGGATCAGGTACCATACTTTTTCCCCCTTGTTATTATGATAAGTATGATCTTATTATTTATACTAATAATATCGTACATGGCTATACTGGGCTGGGCTCAAttcaagcccggcccaaccctacTTGAACCTCCAAAGCTCAATCCTAACCCATCTCGGGGGCTGAAAATCTTAGCCCGGGGCTTATCGACCGCAAGATAGGCTTTGGAAAAATCAGGTTTGACGGGCAAGTTGGAGATtcctaggaagaaaaaaaaacctacgtTTTAAGCGGaacaaaataaagaatctaCAGCTTTTTGCAAAATGTCAAATGTACTTGTTGCCGTAGGAAACTGACCGGGCTGACGTGGATGAACACTCCTACAAGGCTAGGAAGCATAGAACATAAGAGAGCACCCGAGCAAACTACAAGGGAgactctctgatgcttaagttaggtTCCCAAACAAAGATACGAATTTTTGCAAAGTAATTGCGCAAGAGAATAGAGATTAATCGATCCCCTTAGCTAGGTGTTGGTCTTTGTATTTATAGGGTAAGAGTTTGTTATCCCACCAAAAGTCAGTGTTGGGAGTCCAGCATTGGTAGGCTGACTCCCCCATGGAAGGTGAATCTTTGTAGGAGTCTAATATGGTAGGAAATTATCATGGGGGATCCTGGAGGGAAAGTCCTAAAAAACGTATATGTATCTGTTTAGGATATCCGTATATGATTAGAGGGTTTCTTGATCCAATTCAGATAATTTGGAACACACTTTATCCGATTCGAATAGATATCcaattaataattataaaattaacTAGCTAATGATTTTGCAGACTCTTGAAGATTCGACTGATTATAGAGAACGAGGATAAGAGCTTGGACAACTGAGAAACTTGGATGAGAGTGAATCGTATCTTGCAAGGAAGGAAGGTCTAGGTTACAAAAGTCAAGGATGTAAACAATTACTCAAAAAATTGAATTCAATTTGCATCTATCTGATCAGGAGATATCCTGATCCAATCACATCCTATCCGTGGTTGATCTATTTACATCTCTAGGATTATCCAACGTTGATTGAGATATCACAAACTTGGTTTTAAAATCAACCATGGAGAGGCGaaggggtgaaacagggccaggttgggccaggttttttaaaaccttagcccaaccctgagtcctctcaATTCAACTCAAGCCCAACTCGACCATAGGTTGGCCtgaaatatctcagcccagccTAGGCCGACCTTGATCGACCCTAGTCGGGCTGGGTTAGCCCTGATTGGCTAgtctcatgtgattgggtattgatttgtttcatactcaattgactactagacttttctttgggttaaaaatcTTAGCCCAATCTTGAAAGTTTAAATActtttgttcaatagataattagccttcttttttttggtttttttggaggggggggggggaaggagggggTAAACCAATATATAATTAGATACGAAAGAAAATTTGCAAAatgtaatcaataaattgtaaagcataacctaacacagggcgGGCTAGGTTGGccttagcccaaggcctcaacccttaGCCAGACCTTGACCCcggccctaaaaattaaatcctAACCCACcttcagggttgaaaaatccagcccaggcTCTATTCCAGCTAGGACGGGCTTGGGTCAACGAGTCCAAACTTACACTCCTAGAACGATGACACTCTTGATATGAGAGGAGGCATATGGAGTGGTACATAGGGCTTTAAAACGAGGAATCGAACAATGCCTATTTCGATCCGCTATCTGAATAGGTTTGGAAAAGCTTAGAATAGGTGCAAatacatggtttgaggaatcggtatcggaccAGATCAATCGATTCGTATCGATATTGCTGGAGATCGATACCGTTCTTGACTGATCCCATATCGATTGATCGGTATGGACAAGagttaaaaatatatatatttttaaaaaaaaaataaacataatcaATCCAGACCTATACGAACCAATCTGGATCAATACCGGAAGAGACTGATATCAATACCGATtccgattactaaaaccataCTTAGAGATGATATT includes these proteins:
- the LOC122642466 gene encoding MDIS1-interacting receptor like kinase 2-like isoform X2, which encodes MCQGRSLQILAVFNSSLLGPIPDFRNCTSLTRVRLNNNLFVGNITDSFDVHPHLYLIDMSFNRLYGELSPNWGECKNLSVLKISGNIISGKIPPEIGHLTRLGQLDLSSNKLVGEIPTELGNLSTLLRLNLSDNQITGHVPIEIGKLISLESLDLSANRLIGSIPAQLCQCSKLFSLNLSQNSLNGSIPSQIGDLVSLQAQLDLSHNSISGLIPPQLGKLIKLVILNLSHNMVTGSIPLSLIEMVSLISLDFSHNELEGVVPNNRVFRNAASPQAFRNNKGLCGELQGLIPCHQSHTSKGSKKNGHKVIISIVASLIGTVFLAFAIVGVLFLMQQKAKKENIEATRRNHGNIFSIWDFDGKIAFEDIIKATEDFDAKYCIGNGNSRSVYKAVLPTGHVVALKKFHPLEGTTIVTEESFGNEIRVLTEIRHRNIVKLYGFCSHPRCTFLVYEYMEKGSLARILSNQAEAVEFDWVKRVNSIKSVANALSYLHHDFILPIIHRDISSKNILLDLELEARVSDFGIARLLKPDSSNWTSLKGTHGYIAPELAYTMVLTKKCDVYSFGVVALETILGTHPEELI
- the LOC122642466 gene encoding MDIS1-interacting receptor like kinase 2-like isoform X3, whose translation is MCQGRSLQILAVFNSSLLGPIPDFRNCTSLTRVRLNNNLFVGNITDSFDVHPHLYLIDMSFNRLYGELSPNWGECKNLSVLKISGNIISGKIPPEIGHLTRLGQLDLSSNKLVGEIPTELGNLSTLLRLNLSDNQITGHVPIEIGKLISLESLDLSANRLIGSIPAQLCQCSKLFSLNLSQNSLNGSIPSQIGDLVSLQAQLDLSHNSISGLIPPQLGKLIKLVILNLSHNMVTGSIPLSLIEMVSLISLDFSHNELEGVVPNNRVFRNAASPQAFRNNKGLCGELQGLIPCHQSHTSKGSKKNGHKVIISIVASLIGTVFLAFAIVGVLFLMQQKAKKENIEATRRNHGNIFSIWDFDGKIAFEDIIKATEDFDAKYCIGNGNSRSVYKAVLPTGHVVALKKFHPLEGTTIVTEESFGNEIRVLTEIRHRNIVKLYGFCSHPRCTFLVYEYMEKGSLARILSNQAEAVEFDWVKRVNSIKSVANALSYLHHDFILPIIHRDISSKNILLDLELEARVSDFGIARLLKPDSSNWTSLKGTHGYIAPEGI
- the LOC122642466 gene encoding MDIS1-interacting receptor like kinase 2-like isoform X1, with the translated sequence MCQGRSLQILAVFNSSLLGPIPDFRNCTSLTRVRLNNNLFVGNITDSFDVHPHLYLIDMSFNRLYGELSPNWGECKNLSVLKISGNIISGKIPPEIGHLTRLGQLDLSSNKLVGEIPTELGNLSTLLRLNLSDNQITGHVPIEIGKLISLESLDLSANRLIGSIPAQLCQCSKLFSLNLSQNSLNGSIPSQIGDLVSLQAQLDLSHNSISGLIPPQLGKLIKLVILNLSHNMVTGSIPLSLIEMVSLISLDFSHNELEGVVPNNRVFRNAASPQAFRNNKGLCGELQGLIPCHQSHTSKGSKKNGHKVIISIVASLIGTVFLAFAIVGVLFLMQQKAKKENIEATRRNHGNIFSIWDFDGKIAFEDIIKATEDFDAKYCIGNGNSRSVYKAVLPTGHVVALKKFHPLEGTTIVTEESFGNEIRVLTEIRHRNIVKLYGFCSHPRCTFLVYEYMEKGSLARILSNQAEAVEFDWVKRVNSIKSVANALSYLHHDFILPIIHRDISSKNILLDLELEARVSDFGIARLLKPDSSNWTSLKGTHGYIAPELAYSMVLTEKCDVYSFGVVALETILGRHPEELILSLTSSVGQKMLLRDMLDPRLIFPSHQNVAKEVVSVVRIALACLHSHPQSRPTMRQVSEELLVLRTSFVEHFHKITLGDLNDIEVQ
- the LOC122643256 gene encoding probable leucine-rich repeat receptor-like protein kinase At1g35710 → MAYSTTTNTPSTRSLTTPPLLFFFPTVVAFLCLVSFFSSSTAFSSESRLVVSDQLSSEAEALLKWKASLLNYSVAALGSWKLTAASSSSAISPCNWFGITCNKVGSSVVEISLPKAELQGTLHNLTFSSFPNLLRLNLSLNGLTGPIPMHIGSLSKLTHFDLSFNNLSSVLPLTLSNLSSLRFVYLHANEISGNIPLEIGSMKNLVVLSIGWNKFIGLIPPVLANLTNLEYLYLHSNEFSGSIPSEIGDLENLIGLALNQNKLSGPIPRSLASLSKLEDLYLRENEFSGPLPSEIGDLQNLIDLTLGLNKLSGSNPSFSS